One window of the Eucalyptus grandis isolate ANBG69807.140 chromosome 8, ASM1654582v1, whole genome shotgun sequence genome contains the following:
- the LOC104446733 gene encoding phosphoenolpyruvate carboxylase kinase 1-like, translating to MLLDLRDAPKLADFSSAARSHEGGSVEGAMRMRYYDALEELMGRENGEVVDMRSASLEALLRGNLRFPVRDGLYKDTSEFPTRAFCGHLHSLHLKNCNFCETDDHLSLVLELCEHDALYDRILSRKALTDPVATACMVQILCALTHCYCLSIVNRDVKPEDVLFDSRDVPKLVRGADAVGVWRGGGHVEGWGGVVHDDRGVATVPGQVSLGGFRGCAEGEPEVPGESLYNILAVAKEFLSKMICRDVSRRISAEQALSERFEWTSLNPQWRRDCRVA from the exons ATGCTCTTGGATTTGAGGGACGCCCCGAAGCTGGCGGACTTCAGCTCAGCGGCTCGGTCGCATGAGGGTGGGTCCGTGGAAGGTGCCATGCGAATGCGGTACTACGATGCACTGGAGGAGCTGATGGGGAGGGAGAATGGCGAGGTGGTGGACATGAGGAGTGCCA GTCTCGAGGCATTGTTGAGAGGAAACCTCAGATTCCCAGTGAGGGACGGCCTTTACAAAGATACTAGTGAATTCCCAACGAGGGCCTTCTGTGGCCATCTGCATTCCCTTCATTTGAAAAACTGCAACTTTTGTGAGACCGACGACCACCTTTCCCTCGTGCTGGAGCTCTGCGAACATGACGCTCTCTACGACCGAATATTGTCCCGTAAGGCCCTCACTGACCCTGTTGCCACCGCTTGTATGGTGCAAATTCTCTGCGCCCTCACGCATTGCTACTGCCTGAGCATTGTTAATCGGGATGTGAAGCCTGAGGACGTGCTCTTCGATTCAAGGGACGTCCCGAAGCTGGTGAG AGGTGCTGATGCGGTGGGAGTATGGCGAGGAGGTGGACATGTAGAGGGTTGGGGTGGTGTTGTGCATGATGATCGTGGGGTCGCCACCGTTCCAGGGCAAGTCAGCCTTGGAGGTTTTCGAGGTTGTGCTGAGGGGGAACCTGAGGTTCCTGGCGAGAGCCTCTACAACATCTTGGCGGTGGCTAAGGAATTTTTGAGTAAGATGATCTGCAGGGATGTTTCCAGGAGGATATCTGCAGAGCAGGCCTTGAGTGAGCGCTTCGAATG GACATCCTTGAATCCTCAGTGGAGAAGAGACTGTAGAGTGGCCTGA